From Streptomyces sp. HUAS MG91, the proteins below share one genomic window:
- a CDS encoding ABC transporter ATP-binding protein: MPEQPLLDVHDLTVAHDTGNGPVVAVDHVQLTVAPGEFTAVVGESGCGKSTLLFAVTGLLNPPARITGGAVHFQGTNLVTLSERELNHLRWRDYSVVLQSAMNALNPVATLAAQYRDAMAAHGAYTDEEIRARSAEVLDLVGIDPVHLRSYPHQLSGGMRQRAMIAMALLLTPDLVVMDEPTSALDVVAQRSLMVQIKELQQLLGFAVLFVTHDMSLVSHFSDRLLVMYAGQVVETGPTRSVFDHPAHPYSRGLLEAFPSIRGPRVPLKGIPGSPPDLAAPPPGCRFTPRCPLVQQQCHEKEPGLYPVGDAHARCLLHAPTAPTEVSR, encoded by the coding sequence ATGCCTGAGCAACCCCTGCTCGACGTCCACGACCTGACCGTCGCCCACGACACCGGTAACGGCCCGGTCGTCGCCGTCGACCACGTCCAACTCACGGTGGCGCCGGGCGAGTTCACCGCCGTCGTCGGCGAGTCCGGATGCGGCAAGTCGACCCTCCTGTTCGCCGTCACCGGCCTGCTCAACCCGCCCGCCCGCATCACCGGCGGCGCCGTCCACTTCCAGGGCACGAACCTCGTCACCCTCTCCGAACGCGAACTGAACCACCTGCGCTGGCGCGACTACTCCGTCGTCCTGCAGTCCGCCATGAACGCCCTCAACCCGGTGGCCACCCTCGCCGCCCAGTACCGGGACGCCATGGCCGCCCACGGCGCGTACACCGACGAGGAGATCCGCGCCCGCTCCGCCGAGGTCCTCGACCTCGTCGGCATCGACCCGGTCCACCTGCGCAGCTACCCGCACCAGCTCTCCGGCGGCATGCGCCAGCGCGCCATGATCGCCATGGCCCTGCTGCTCACCCCGGACCTCGTCGTCATGGACGAACCGACCTCCGCGCTCGACGTCGTCGCCCAGCGCTCCCTCATGGTGCAGATCAAGGAGCTTCAGCAACTCCTCGGGTTCGCCGTCCTGTTCGTCACCCACGACATGTCCCTGGTGAGCCACTTCTCCGACCGGCTCCTCGTCATGTACGCGGGCCAGGTCGTCGAGACCGGCCCCACCCGCAGCGTCTTCGACCACCCCGCCCACCCCTACAGCCGGGGCCTGCTGGAGGCGTTCCCCTCGATCCGCGGCCCGCGCGTCCCGCTGAAGGGCATCCCCGGCAGCCCGCCCGACCTCGCCGCACCGCCGCCCGGCTGCCGCTTCACCCCGCGCTGCCCCCTCGTGCAGCAGCAGTGCCACGAGAAGGAGCCCGGCCTGTACCCCGTCGGCGACGCCCACGCCCGCTGCCTGCTGCACGCGCCGACCGCCCCCACGGAGGTCTCCCGATGA
- a CDS encoding ABC transporter permease, which translates to MILLAFTLIAAFPGLFTTIHHPDEATYTPRLDPSTAHLLGTTALGQDIYSQLIYGTRESLIIAVVAGALATVLSVLIGVSAAYLGGLADDLLSLLTNVVLVIPAFPLVIILAKYAGKGSLTVILTVLVLTGWSYGANQMRAQALSLRHRDFLESARVRGERRSYIIVREVLPTMTSLIVANFLGAALYAVLSAAGLQFLGLGDPNSQSWGTMLYWAQNQQALQTGTPLWSIAPGLCVALLGVSFALINYAFDEIGNPALRPVRRRRHA; encoded by the coding sequence GTGATCCTGCTGGCGTTCACACTGATCGCCGCGTTTCCCGGCCTGTTCACCACGATCCACCACCCCGACGAAGCGACCTACACCCCCCGCCTCGACCCCTCCACCGCCCATCTCCTCGGCACCACGGCCCTGGGTCAGGACATCTACTCCCAACTGATCTACGGCACCCGCGAATCACTGATCATCGCGGTCGTCGCGGGCGCGCTCGCCACCGTCCTGTCCGTCCTCATCGGCGTCTCCGCCGCCTACCTCGGCGGCCTCGCCGACGACCTGCTCTCCCTGCTCACCAACGTCGTCCTGGTCATCCCCGCGTTCCCCCTGGTGATCATCCTGGCCAAGTACGCGGGCAAGGGCTCCCTCACCGTCATCCTCACCGTCCTCGTCCTCACCGGCTGGTCCTACGGCGCCAACCAGATGCGCGCCCAGGCCCTGTCCCTGCGCCACCGCGACTTCCTGGAATCGGCCCGGGTGCGCGGCGAGCGACGCTCGTACATCATCGTCCGCGAGGTCCTGCCGACCATGACCTCGCTCATCGTCGCCAACTTCCTCGGCGCCGCCCTGTACGCGGTCCTCAGCGCGGCCGGACTGCAGTTCCTCGGTCTCGGCGACCCGAACTCGCAGAGCTGGGGCACGATGCTCTACTGGGCCCAGAACCAGCAGGCCCTCCAGACCGGCACCCCGCTGTGGTCGATCGCCCCCGGCCTGTGCGTCGCGCTGCTCGGCGTCTCCTTCGCCCTCATCAACTACGCCTTCGACGAGATCGGCAACCCGGCCCTGCGGCCCGTACGAAGGAGGCGGCATGCCTGA
- a CDS encoding ABC transporter permease, with the protein MRFILRRLGFFLLTLWAALTLNFFIPRIMPGDPVDALTVRTRGRVSRGALEQMLTSFGFKPDQNVAVQYADYLGHMFTGNWGRSIGQTLGEPVTRLIGDALPWTLGLVGVTTVLAFLLGTLIGTVAGWRRGGALDAILPPVFVVTSALPYFWVGLLLILVFSQGTGGALPANFNYDTSIVPGFSPGFVGSVLSHAVLPAATLLITTIGGWILTMRNNMITTLAEDYVRMARAKGLNPRRIMYAYGARNAILPNLAGFAMSLGFVISGAILIEYVFNYPGVGYLLYNAVQNVDYPLMQALFMLFTVAVLVALLAVDIATVWLDPRARAA; encoded by the coding sequence GTGCGCTTCATCCTGCGCCGCCTGGGGTTCTTCCTCCTCACGCTCTGGGCGGCCCTCACCCTGAACTTCTTCATCCCGCGCATCATGCCGGGCGACCCGGTCGACGCACTCACCGTGCGCACCCGCGGCCGGGTCTCCCGCGGCGCGCTCGAACAGATGCTGACCTCGTTCGGCTTCAAGCCCGACCAGAACGTCGCGGTCCAGTACGCCGACTACCTGGGCCACATGTTCACCGGAAACTGGGGCCGCTCCATCGGCCAGACCCTCGGCGAACCCGTCACCAGACTCATCGGTGACGCCCTGCCGTGGACGCTCGGCCTGGTCGGCGTCACCACCGTCCTCGCCTTCCTCCTCGGCACCCTCATCGGCACGGTCGCCGGCTGGCGGCGCGGCGGCGCTCTCGACGCGATCCTCCCGCCGGTCTTCGTCGTCACCTCCGCGCTGCCCTACTTCTGGGTGGGCCTGCTCCTCATCCTGGTCTTCTCCCAGGGCACCGGCGGCGCCCTCCCCGCCAACTTCAACTACGACACGTCGATCGTGCCCGGCTTCTCCCCGGGCTTCGTCGGCAGCGTCCTGTCCCACGCGGTGCTGCCCGCGGCCACGCTCCTCATCACCACCATCGGCGGCTGGATCCTGACCATGCGCAACAACATGATCACCACGCTGGCCGAGGACTACGTGCGCATGGCCCGCGCCAAGGGCCTCAACCCGCGCCGCATCATGTACGCCTACGGCGCCCGCAACGCGATCCTCCCGAACCTCGCCGGCTTCGCCATGTCCCTCGGCTTCGTCATCTCCGGCGCGATCCTCATCGAGTACGTCTTCAACTACCCCGGCGTCGGCTACCTGCTCTACAACGCGGTCCAGAACGTCGACTACCCGCTGATGCAGGCCCTGTTCATGCTGTTCACGGTGGCCGTCCTGGTGGCGCTCCTCGCGGTGGACATCGCGACGGTGTGGCTCGATCCACGTGCGAGGGCCGCATGA
- a CDS encoding ABC transporter substrate-binding protein encodes MRPTRILAVALMLTLAATACSETKHKGDSGGGTGATGSSGPKKKGGTVTIANTAGQTWTCNFNPFNPAVYNTSIGFVYEPLVFVNALKDQAETPMLAKSYRWNADKTEIDFTIRQGVKWNDGKPFTAKDVAFTFNLMKRVKSTDLYALWTTAGLRSVATSGDHVRLKFDKAAQPYFYAFAHQVAIVPEHIFGSGAAAKSPDTWVDKKPVGTGPFEVDPCTANNIQYTANPDYWQPGKPYIQKVEYPAYLDNGPANLDLANGKAQWGSQFIPGIKQFYLDKSQDNHTWSPPVQNVSIYPNLDPSHKMSSNLKVRQAISLAIDREKVSQIGVGGQVPVANQSGVVTPTFDKYFDADAVRKAGFDRPDPARAKKLLAGLGYSPAKPLKLTILTITGYTDWDASLKVIKQNLKAVGIDLDVQDLAQQTMVGRLYTGDYDLAYYTQQTTGPTPYYELRQTLHSANTAPLGKNAASNWERYKNPKVDQLLNAYASADPAKQVDLVKQVAQYMIDDVPVIPVVEAVDWFQYNTKDIAGWPTKDNPYAQPSAYNFPDTGQVLTHLYSTSAQ; translated from the coding sequence ATGAGGCCCACGCGCATCCTCGCCGTCGCGCTCATGCTGACCCTGGCAGCGACGGCCTGCTCCGAGACCAAGCACAAGGGCGACTCCGGGGGCGGCACAGGCGCCACCGGGAGCAGCGGCCCGAAGAAGAAGGGCGGCACCGTCACCATCGCCAACACGGCGGGCCAGACGTGGACGTGCAACTTCAACCCGTTCAACCCGGCCGTCTACAACACCTCGATCGGCTTCGTCTACGAACCCCTCGTCTTCGTCAACGCCCTCAAGGACCAGGCCGAGACACCGATGCTCGCCAAGAGCTACCGGTGGAACGCCGACAAGACCGAGATCGACTTCACCATCCGCCAGGGCGTGAAGTGGAACGACGGAAAGCCGTTCACCGCCAAGGACGTCGCCTTCACCTTCAACCTCATGAAGCGCGTCAAGTCGACCGACCTGTACGCCCTGTGGACCACGGCCGGACTCCGGTCGGTGGCCACCTCCGGCGACCACGTCAGACTCAAGTTCGACAAGGCCGCGCAGCCGTACTTCTACGCGTTCGCCCATCAGGTCGCCATCGTCCCCGAGCACATCTTCGGCTCCGGCGCCGCCGCCAAGAGCCCGGACACCTGGGTCGACAAGAAACCCGTCGGCACCGGCCCGTTCGAGGTCGACCCCTGCACGGCCAACAACATCCAGTACACGGCCAACCCCGACTACTGGCAGCCCGGCAAGCCGTACATCCAGAAGGTCGAGTACCCGGCCTACCTCGACAACGGCCCCGCCAACCTCGACCTCGCCAACGGCAAGGCGCAGTGGGGGAGTCAGTTCATCCCGGGCATCAAGCAGTTCTACCTGGACAAGTCGCAGGACAACCACACCTGGTCGCCGCCCGTCCAGAACGTCAGCATCTACCCGAACCTCGACCCGTCCCACAAGATGAGCAGCAACCTCAAGGTGCGCCAGGCGATCTCGCTCGCCATCGACCGGGAGAAGGTCTCGCAGATCGGCGTCGGCGGGCAGGTGCCCGTCGCCAACCAGTCGGGCGTCGTCACCCCGACGTTCGACAAGTACTTCGACGCGGACGCCGTGCGGAAGGCCGGCTTCGACCGGCCCGACCCGGCCCGCGCCAAGAAGCTCCTCGCCGGCCTCGGCTACTCCCCGGCCAAGCCGCTCAAGCTCACCATCCTCACCATCACCGGCTACACCGACTGGGACGCCTCGCTCAAGGTCATCAAGCAGAACCTGAAGGCCGTCGGCATCGACCTCGACGTCCAGGACCTCGCCCAGCAGACCATGGTCGGCCGCCTCTACACCGGCGACTACGACCTGGCCTACTACACCCAGCAGACCACGGGCCCGACCCCGTACTACGAACTGCGCCAGACCCTGCACTCCGCGAACACCGCGCCGCTCGGCAAGAACGCCGCCAGCAACTGGGAGCGCTACAAGAACCCGAAGGTCGACCAGCTCCTCAACGCGTACGCGTCGGCGGACCCGGCCAAACAGGTCGACCTCGTCAAACAGGTCGCCCAGTACATGATCGACGACGTGCCGGTGATCCCCGTCGTCGAGGCGGTCGACTGGTTCCAGTACAACACCAAGGACATCGCGGGCTGGCCCACCAAGGACAACCCGTACGCCCAGCCCTCGGCCTACAACTTCCCCGACACGGGTCAGGTGCTCACCCACCTGTACTCCACGTCGGCCCAGTAG
- a CDS encoding ROK family protein — protein sequence MSFAHSGTDQVVLALDFGGTKTALTVADARLGTRLHDLTVDTDPDLKRAVGAARALLAGREPLAVGVSTIGIPGPAGVALAENIPGWDRLPLAHELALEFPESAIRVATDVKAAAAHEYRSGALAGCEPGLYVNLGTGLAVALVTQGAVLAGRHGASGEIGYNLRRLADVGRTDRVPLEDAVSGRALQQGVLTDEFTRELAFHLVNLTIAVDPQRIAVGGGMVRSWDALHDPLRTALDAAVPYPPQLVPAAHPYDAPLLGALALAVAAARPAPPAP from the coding sequence GTGTCCTTCGCACACTCCGGCACCGACCAGGTCGTCCTCGCCCTCGACTTCGGCGGCACCAAGACGGCCCTCACCGTCGCCGACGCCCGCCTCGGCACCCGGCTCCACGACCTGACGGTCGACACGGACCCGGACCTGAAGCGGGCCGTCGGCGCCGCGCGCGCCCTCCTCGCCGGCCGCGAGCCCCTGGCCGTCGGCGTGTCCACCATCGGCATCCCCGGCCCCGCCGGCGTGGCCCTCGCGGAGAACATCCCCGGCTGGGACCGGCTGCCCCTCGCCCATGAACTGGCCCTGGAATTCCCGGAGTCAGCGATCCGGGTCGCCACCGACGTGAAGGCCGCGGCCGCCCACGAGTACCGCTCCGGGGCCCTCGCCGGCTGCGAACCGGGCCTGTACGTGAACCTCGGCACCGGACTCGCCGTCGCCCTCGTCACCCAGGGAGCCGTTCTCGCCGGACGGCACGGCGCCTCCGGCGAGATCGGCTACAACCTGCGCCGCCTCGCCGACGTGGGCCGCACGGACCGCGTCCCGCTGGAGGACGCCGTCAGCGGCAGGGCCCTCCAACAGGGCGTCCTTACCGACGAGTTCACCCGCGAACTCGCCTTCCACCTCGTCAATCTCACCATCGCCGTCGATCCCCAGCGGATCGCCGTCGGCGGCGGCATGGTCCGCTCCTGGGACGCGCTGCACGACCCGCTGCGCACCGCCCTCGACGCGGCCGTGCCCTATCCGCCGCAGCTCGTACCCGCCGCGCACCCGTACGACGCGCCCCTGCTCGGGGCCCTGGCGCTGGCCGTCGCGGCAGCGCGTCCGGCACCTCCGGCACCGTAG
- a CDS encoding carbohydrate binding domain-containing protein, whose amino-acid sequence MSPTGRRRPSRRSGRSRILALLGTAALAVGGAVALPGTAQAANILGNNGFETGSLGPWSCTGNLGSVVSSPVHGGTKALAGAASASDNAKCSQTVAVQPNTTYTLSGWVRGSYAYLGVDGGGSTWTQSPSAYAQLTVKFTTGASQTSATVYTHGWYGQGTYYADDISLDGPGGSTDTQAPTAPTGLTSTAKTSSSVSLSWGAASDNVGVTGYDIYSGGSNKLLTVSGTSATVSGLSPSTAYSFTVKAHDAAGNSSPASNAVSVTTSAGSGGTTGFKQAAPYFYTGWGNPPSPSTVMSATGVKWFTMAFILSSGGCNPAWDGSRALTGGQDQTAINAIRAAGGDIVPSIGGWSGNKLGPNCSTPEALAGAYQKVIDAYGLKAIDVDIENTDEFENTVVQDRILNALKIVKANNPGLRTILTFGTSTTGPTSYGNRLIEQAKALNADIDVFTIMPFDFGGGNDMYGNTVNAAEGLKTKLKSVFGWDDTTAYAHIGISGMNGLSDQQETTTPAIWTQIKDWANSKHIARLAFWSVNRDRPCAGGGVAENCSGISQDNWQFTKITAGFTG is encoded by the coding sequence GTGTCCCCGACCGGAAGACGGCGTCCTTCGCGACGCTCCGGAAGATCCCGCATCCTCGCCCTCCTCGGCACCGCCGCCCTCGCCGTCGGCGGCGCGGTCGCCCTGCCGGGCACCGCCCAGGCGGCCAACATCCTCGGCAACAACGGCTTCGAGACCGGCTCGCTCGGCCCCTGGTCCTGCACCGGCAACCTCGGCTCCGTGGTCTCCAGCCCCGTCCACGGCGGCACCAAGGCCCTGGCGGGCGCCGCGAGCGCGAGCGACAACGCCAAGTGCAGCCAGACGGTCGCCGTCCAGCCGAACACCACGTACACGCTCTCCGGCTGGGTGCGCGGCAGCTACGCCTACCTCGGCGTCGACGGCGGCGGCTCCACCTGGACCCAGTCCCCGTCCGCGTACGCCCAGCTCACGGTGAAGTTCACCACCGGCGCGTCGCAGACCAGCGCCACGGTCTACACCCACGGCTGGTACGGCCAGGGCACCTACTACGCCGACGACATCAGCCTCGACGGCCCCGGCGGCAGCACCGACACCCAGGCCCCGACCGCGCCCACCGGTCTGACCTCCACCGCCAAGACCTCGTCCAGCGTCTCCCTGTCCTGGGGCGCGGCGAGCGACAACGTCGGGGTCACCGGCTACGACATCTACAGCGGCGGCAGCAACAAGCTCCTGACGGTCAGCGGCACCTCGGCCACCGTCTCCGGGCTCTCGCCCTCCACCGCGTACAGCTTCACCGTCAAGGCGCACGACGCGGCGGGCAACAGCTCACCGGCCTCGAACGCGGTCTCCGTGACGACGAGCGCGGGCTCCGGCGGCACCACCGGCTTCAAGCAGGCCGCGCCGTACTTCTACACCGGCTGGGGCAACCCGCCCAGCCCGTCCACCGTCATGAGCGCCACCGGCGTCAAGTGGTTCACCATGGCGTTCATCCTCTCCTCCGGCGGCTGCAACCCGGCCTGGGACGGTTCGCGCGCCCTCACCGGCGGCCAGGACCAGACCGCGATCAACGCCATCCGGGCGGCCGGCGGCGACATCGTCCCGTCGATCGGCGGCTGGAGCGGCAACAAGCTCGGCCCCAACTGCTCGACACCGGAGGCCCTCGCGGGCGCCTACCAGAAGGTGATCGACGCGTACGGCCTCAAGGCGATCGACGTCGACATCGAGAACACCGACGAGTTCGAGAACACGGTCGTGCAGGACCGCATCCTGAACGCCCTGAAGATCGTCAAGGCCAACAACCCCGGCCTGCGGACCATCCTCACCTTCGGGACGTCCACCACCGGCCCGACGTCCTACGGCAACCGGCTCATCGAGCAGGCCAAGGCCCTGAACGCCGACATCGACGTCTTCACGATCATGCCGTTCGACTTCGGCGGCGGCAACGACATGTACGGCAACACCGTGAACGCCGCCGAGGGCCTGAAGACCAAGCTCAAGTCCGTCTTCGGCTGGGACGACACGACCGCCTACGCCCACATCGGCATCTCCGGGATGAACGGCCTCAGCGACCAGCAGGAGACCACGACCCCGGCGATCTGGACCCAGATCAAGGACTGGGCGAACAGCAAGCACATCGCCCGGCTCGCCTTCTGGTCGGTCAACCGCGACCGTCCGTGCGCGGGCGGCGGCGTCGCCGAGAACTGCTCCGGCATCAGCCAGGACAACTGGCAGTTCACGAAGATCACGGCCGGCTTCACCGGCTGA
- a CDS encoding methyltransferase: MLSTGIEAPHPMVTTTAGETSRLRATVDFVREQDTATLLPLLLPGLDGPELRSLADRCRFAHAALLLFPCDEQELHTTLTACGLTADGPPRPSVVVRERLAVRHHRDPADLDVGILRPAVTGLDGAHRTVEIFALTVPPGSGLDPLVAHERERQHEAHLAFEVDGPDPLVLRGLCATLARHGAVPDGGGYNPHENGTVFYFAAPDGAKTEYRRMELYAPGDHRDVLAAHLAEHRERQPAEALLRLLTGAWTTQALAACAELRIADALEIRRGTGLDDLAERIGATPSSLATLLRYLETLGAVTADPALADGYRLTALGALLRTDAPESMRPLALLYGGPFYRSFGALAHTVRTGEPGFEHVFGAHHFDHFAADPELADLFDRSMAAGAAMFGPLPTHPVLLAAGRADTPATVVDIAGGNGALLGRILAVHRRLRGVLLERPHVVEAARDALEAAGHGARCTYRGGDFADVPADGDVYLLSRVLHDWDDERCREILRHTARAMPGHADLLVVERVLPADGSASLATAWDLHMMCNVGGRERRAEHYARLFADAGLTLVGQEPLPLDGTVLHVRKAAAAN; encoded by the coding sequence ATGCTGAGTACTGGAATCGAGGCACCACACCCGATGGTCACCACGACGGCAGGCGAAACGTCCCGGCTGCGCGCGACGGTCGACTTCGTCCGCGAGCAGGACACCGCCACCCTGCTCCCGCTGCTGCTGCCCGGCCTCGACGGCCCGGAACTGCGCTCCCTGGCGGACCGCTGCCGCTTCGCCCACGCGGCCCTGCTGCTCTTCCCCTGTGACGAACAGGAACTGCACACCACCCTGACCGCGTGCGGCCTCACCGCCGACGGCCCGCCGCGCCCGAGCGTCGTGGTCCGTGAGCGCCTCGCCGTGCGCCACCACCGCGACCCCGCCGACCTCGACGTCGGCATCCTGCGCCCCGCCGTGACCGGCCTCGACGGGGCGCACCGCACCGTCGAGATCTTCGCCCTGACCGTCCCGCCGGGCTCCGGCCTCGACCCCCTCGTCGCCCACGAGCGCGAGCGGCAGCACGAGGCCCATCTCGCCTTCGAGGTCGACGGCCCCGACCCGCTGGTGCTGCGCGGCCTGTGCGCCACGCTCGCCCGGCACGGCGCGGTGCCCGACGGCGGCGGCTACAACCCGCACGAGAACGGCACGGTCTTCTACTTCGCCGCGCCCGACGGCGCGAAGACCGAGTACCGCCGCATGGAGCTCTACGCCCCCGGCGACCACCGCGACGTCCTCGCCGCCCATCTCGCCGAGCACCGCGAACGGCAGCCCGCCGAGGCCCTGCTGCGCCTGCTCACCGGCGCCTGGACCACCCAGGCCCTCGCCGCCTGCGCCGAGCTGCGGATCGCCGACGCCCTAGAGATCCGGCGGGGGACCGGCCTCGACGACCTGGCGGAACGTATCGGCGCCACCCCGAGCTCCCTCGCCACCCTCCTGCGCTATCTGGAGACCCTGGGCGCGGTGACGGCGGACCCCGCCCTCGCCGACGGCTACCGGCTCACCGCGCTCGGCGCCCTGCTGCGCACCGACGCACCCGAGTCGATGCGCCCCCTCGCCCTGCTGTACGGCGGCCCGTTCTACCGTTCCTTCGGCGCGCTCGCGCACACCGTGCGCACCGGGGAACCCGGCTTCGAGCACGTCTTCGGCGCGCACCACTTCGACCACTTCGCGGCCGACCCCGAACTCGCCGATCTCTTCGACCGGTCCATGGCCGCCGGCGCCGCCATGTTCGGGCCGCTGCCCACCCACCCGGTCCTGCTCGCCGCCGGCCGGGCGGACACCCCGGCGACGGTGGTCGACATCGCGGGCGGCAACGGCGCGCTGCTCGGCCGGATCCTCGCCGTGCACCGGCGCCTGCGCGGGGTCCTCCTGGAGCGCCCGCACGTCGTCGAGGCCGCCCGCGACGCCCTGGAGGCCGCCGGTCACGGCGCGCGCTGCACGTACCGCGGCGGGGACTTCGCGGACGTTCCCGCCGACGGCGACGTCTATCTCCTGTCGCGCGTCCTGCACGACTGGGACGACGAGCGCTGCCGGGAGATCCTGCGGCACACCGCCCGCGCGATGCCCGGCCACGCCGATCTGCTCGTCGTCGAACGAGTGCTGCCCGCCGACGGCTCGGCCTCCCTGGCCACCGCCTGGGACCTCCACATGATGTGCAACGTCGGCGGCCGCGAGCGCCGCGCCGAGCACTACGCCCGCCTCTTCGCGGACGCGGGCCTGACCCTGGTCGGCCAGGAGCCGCTGCCGCTCGACGGCACCGTGCTGCACGTACGGAAGGCGGCCGCCGCGAACTGA
- a CDS encoding 4-hydroxybenzoate 3-monooxygenase: MTTSGDTADVVILGAGPAGLLLGNLLQRGGVDCVVLERGSREHIQTRARAGFLAAHTVRILRRHGLADGLDRHGHDHSTCEFRSDDGRFRLDYSRLGRGERHTVYPQQALVTDLLAHYLDAGGRVRFTTEALEVRDTDTDRPTVTVRTPDGRPAHWRARYVAGCDGRHGAARRSLPADAVRRHHLDHGVSWLGLLAEAPPSLDAVGYGVHGRGFAGHMARTSTVTRYYLQCPRDTRADDWPDDRIWAELALRLRTDAYGPLHQGRISHRGVVHLESDVVEPLRHGTLFLAGDAASLISPSAAKGANLAVLEAELLAEALLDDLAHGDPAGLDTYSARCLDHIWRAQEFSHWMIGLLHGSPGTDGEARFRDSLRRSRISALRDSRAQQDWFAEHYVGVGAVRAA, translated from the coding sequence ATGACAACATCCGGTGATACGGCCGACGTTGTCATCCTCGGGGCCGGACCGGCCGGCCTCCTCCTCGGCAACCTCCTCCAGCGCGGCGGCGTCGACTGCGTCGTCCTGGAGCGGGGCAGCCGGGAGCACATCCAGACACGGGCGCGCGCCGGCTTCCTCGCCGCCCACACCGTGCGGATCCTGCGGCGGCACGGCCTGGCCGACGGCCTGGACCGGCACGGCCACGACCACAGCACCTGCGAGTTCCGCTCCGACGACGGCCGCTTCCGCCTCGACTACAGCCGCCTCGGCCGGGGCGAGCGGCACACCGTCTACCCCCAGCAGGCCCTGGTGACCGACCTACTGGCCCACTACCTCGACGCCGGGGGACGCGTGCGCTTCACCACCGAGGCCCTGGAGGTGCGGGACACCGACACCGACCGGCCCACGGTCACCGTCCGCACGCCCGACGGGCGCCCCGCACACTGGCGGGCCCGGTACGTGGCGGGCTGCGACGGCCGGCACGGCGCCGCCCGCCGCTCGCTCCCCGCGGACGCGGTCCGCCGCCACCACCTCGACCACGGCGTGAGCTGGCTGGGGCTGCTCGCCGAGGCCCCGCCCAGCCTGGACGCCGTCGGCTACGGCGTGCACGGCCGCGGCTTCGCCGGGCACATGGCCCGCACCTCCACCGTCACCCGCTACTACCTCCAGTGCCCCCGCGACACCCGCGCCGACGACTGGCCCGACGACCGGATCTGGGCCGAACTGGCCCTGCGCCTGCGCACCGACGCCTACGGACCGCTGCACCAGGGCCGGATCAGCCACCGCGGCGTCGTCCACCTGGAGTCCGACGTGGTCGAACCCCTGCGCCACGGCACGCTGTTCCTCGCCGGCGACGCCGCCAGCCTGATCAGCCCCTCCGCCGCGAAGGGCGCCAACCTCGCCGTCCTGGAGGCCGAACTCCTCGCCGAGGCCCTGCTCGACGACCTCGCGCACGGCGACCCCGCGGGCCTCGACACCTACTCGGCGCGCTGCCTGGACCACATCTGGCGGGCCCAGGAGTTCTCCCACTGGATGATCGGGCTGCTGCACGGCAGCCCCGGCACGGACGGCGAAGCGCGGTTCCGCGACTCCCTGCGCCGGTCCCGGATCTCCGCCCTGCGCGACTCCCGCGCCCAGCAGGACTGGTTCGCCGAGCACTACGTCGGCGTCGGCGCGGTCCGTGCTGCCTGA
- the gnd gene encoding phosphogluconate dehydrogenase (NAD(+)-dependent, decarboxylating) has translation MQLGLIGLGKMGGNMRERIRRAGHDVIGYDRNPEVSDVASLAELVEKLEGPRVVWVMVPAGAATQSTVDELKELLSEGDIVVDGGNSRWTDDEKHAAELGVKGIGFVDCGVSGGVWGLQNGYALMYGGSEADVAKVQPIFDALKPEGEFGSVHAGKVGAGHFSKMVHNGIEYAMMQAYAEGWELLEAVDSVTDVREVFRSWQEGTVIRSWLLDLAVNALDEDEHLADLRGFAQDSGEGRWTVEAAIDNAVPLPAITASLFARFASRQDDSPQMKMIAALRNQFGGHAVEKK, from the coding sequence ATGCAGCTTGGTCTCATCGGTCTCGGCAAGATGGGCGGCAACATGCGCGAGCGCATCCGCCGCGCGGGCCACGACGTCATCGGCTACGACCGCAACCCCGAGGTCTCCGACGTCGCCTCCCTCGCCGAGCTCGTCGAGAAGCTCGAAGGCCCGCGCGTGGTCTGGGTGATGGTCCCGGCGGGCGCCGCGACCCAGTCCACCGTCGACGAGCTCAAGGAGCTCCTGTCGGAGGGCGACATCGTCGTCGACGGCGGCAACTCCCGCTGGACGGACGACGAGAAGCACGCCGCCGAGCTGGGCGTGAAGGGCATCGGCTTCGTCGACTGCGGCGTCTCCGGCGGCGTGTGGGGCCTCCAGAACGGCTACGCGCTGATGTACGGCGGCTCCGAGGCGGACGTCGCCAAGGTCCAGCCGATCTTCGACGCCCTCAAGCCCGAGGGTGAGTTCGGCTCGGTCCACGCCGGCAAGGTCGGCGCCGGCCACTTCTCGAAGATGGTCCACAACGGCATCGAGTACGCGATGATGCAGGCCTACGCCGAGGGCTGGGAGCTGCTGGAGGCCGTGGACTCGGTGACCGACGTCCGCGAGGTCTTCCGCTCCTGGCAGGAGGGCACGGTCATCCGTTCCTGGCTCCTCGACCTGGCCGTCAACGCCCTCGACGAGGACGAGCACCTGGCCGACCTGCGCGGCTTCGCGCAGGACTCCGGCGAGGGCCGCTGGACGGTCGAGGCCGCCATCGACAACGCCGTCCCGCTGCCCGCGATCACCGCGTCCCTCTTCGCGCGCTTCGCCTCGCGCCAGGACGACTCGCCGCAGATGAAGATGATCGCCGCGCTGCGCAACCAGTTCGGCGGTCACGCGGTGGAGAAGAAGTAA